A genomic region of Zalophus californianus isolate mZalCal1 chromosome 11, mZalCal1.pri.v2, whole genome shotgun sequence contains the following coding sequences:
- the LOC113915455 gene encoding U6 snRNA-associated Sm-like protein LSm3: protein MADDMDQQQTTNTVEEPLDLIRLSLNERIYVKMRNDRELRGRLHAYDQHLNMILGDVEETVTTIEIDEETYEEIYKSTKRNIPMLFVQGDGVVLVAPPLRVG from the coding sequence ATGGCGGATGACATGGACCAGCAACAAACTACCAACACTGTAGAAGAGCCCCTGGATCTCATCAGGCTCAGCCTGAATGAGcgaatttatgtgaaaatgagaaatgacagaGAGCTTCGAGGCAGATTACATGCTTATGATCAGCACTTAAATATGATATTGGGAGATGTGGAAGAAACTGTGACTACTATAGAAATTGATGAGGAAACATACGAAGAGATATATAAATCAACAAAACGGAATATTCCAATGCTTTTTGTCCAGGGAGATGGTGTTGTACTAGTTGCCCCTCCTTTAAGAGTTGGCTGA